The genomic interval AGCCCGGGTGCCGGTGTCCTGTCGGGCACCGGCACCCGTGGCGGTGCGGGGCTCAGAAGCCGGGGAAGAGGGACTGCAGGTCGGCAAGGGTGAGGGTTCCGGTGGCCTGGAGGGCGTCCGTGGGCCGGTGGCGGCCGTAGACGAGGCGCAGTACGGCTTCCGCCGTGCCGGCGAGGGTGCCGGCCGGGTGGGCCGATTCGCACGGGTACAGGTGCAGCTCGGCGCCCAGGTCCAACAGCATGGTGGCGGCCGGGTCGGTCAGGGTGAGGGTGAGCTGCGCCGGGGCGAGCCGGGTGAGGGTGTCGGCGTCCCGGAAGCGGGTGGCGACCAGGTCCAGCCGCTGCCACAGCAGTTCCGCTTCCGGTGCGGGGATGGTGGCCTCCGGGTCCAGCGCGGCCTCGATGTCCCAGGCGTGGACGGACTGCTCGGAGAGCCGGTAGCCGGCGTAGGCGGGTACATCGAGCAGGCCCGCAAAGTACGGGACGCGCACCGACCGCTGCTGCGGCGCGTTGAGGGAGTCCAGCACATGCAGGTGGCGGGCGTCGGCGTCCTGCCAGGCTTCGCGCTGGGCGAGTGGGGACAGCGCGTTCCACCGCTCCCACACCGGCTGCAAGTCCTCCCGCCTGGGTCCGGTCGCGTCGCCTGTGATACCGCGTCGGAGGAGAGTGGTGGAGATTTCGGCGGCGCTGCCCAGGTGGGAGAGGACTTGGGCGATGCTCCATCCGCCGGCTTTCGAGGGCCGGTCCAGTTCTTCCGCGGAAAGGGCGCCGACGGTACCGGCCAGGCGTGCGGAACTGGTGTGCAGGGCCGCGAGCCAGGGGCGCAGAGCGCAGCGAGCGTCGGCGGTGATCGTCTGTGTCGTCATGTCGTTCTCAGTTGTTCTGGTAGGCGAGGTCGGCGGCGGTGAGGCCTTCGAGGGCCATGCCGAGCTGGAGGCCCTCGGCCATGCGGCGGCTGATGCGCTGGCGCAGGGTGACGGCGAGGTAGCGGGTGAGGAGCTGGGGCTTGGCGGCCAGGTCCTCGGCGAGTTCCTGGGCGCGGGGCAGGACCTTCTGAAGCGGCAGGACTTCGGCGACGGCGCCCCAGCGCTCGGCCTGCTCGGCGGTGAAGGAGCCCTGGGTGAGGGTGAGGTAGCGGGCGCGGTTGACGCCGAGGGCTTCCTCCCAGGCGATCTGGATGCCGTCGCCGGGGACGATGCCGAAGGTGAGGTGGGGGAAGTCGGAGAAGACGGTGGTGTCGGCGGCGACGACGATGTCCGCGAGCAGGGCGTACTCGCTGTGGACGGAGGCGGGGCCGTTGACCGCGGCGATGACGGGCATCTCCAGGTCGACCAGGCGCTGCAGCACGCGGCGGCCCTCGGCGATGGTGCGATCCCACTGGGCGGGCTTGGTGATGTCGCCCAGGCTGGCACCGTCGATGTCGGTCATGAACCGGTCGCCCGTGCCGGTGAGGACCAGGACCCGGTTGGCGCGGTCCTCGCCGATCTCGTACAGGGCGCGCGGGAGGTCGGTGTGGGTGGTGCCGGTGAAGGTGGCCGGCCCGTCGTCGGTGTGGAAACGCAGGGTGAGCACGCCTGATGCGGTGCGGCTCATCGCCAGGTTCTTGAACGCCGTGAAGTAGGACGGGATCTGCTCGGACACGAAAGGCTCCTCGGTCAAGGGCGAGCGGGCGTTCCGCTCTGTGCCTCCTACTCAACTCCTGGCCCGGTCTGCTGCACAGTGCCTGGCCAGAGCACCCTCCGAGGGCGGCCATAAGCTCCGGTGATGGCATCGGACCTGCGTCCGGCCGGATCGCACGCGGGTGTTCCCCAAAGCGGCAACGGCCTGCCGTGGTGGCATCGCGGTGCTCGTGCCCACCCTGACCAAGAGCACGGCGTAGGTGACGGACAGCGACATTACGTCGGTTCCGCAGACGTGCGTGGTGTGTCACTTGCTGCACGTGATGCGATAGGCGCATGGAGATCCGAGCGATGCGCGCGTTCGTGGCAGTGGCCGAGGAGGGAGGCCTGTCCGCGGCGGCACGGCGGCTGCACATCAGCCAGCCCGCCCTGTCCCAGACAGTGAACGCACTGGAACGCGAGTTCGGCGCGCAGTTGCTGATCCGCAGCTCCACCGGCGTGCAGACCACACCCACCGGTCTGACCCTGCTCGCCGAGGCCCGTGCCGTCCTGGCCCGCTACGACCAGGCACTGGCGGTCATGACCGCCCGCACCGGGGAGAGCGCTACGACACTGCGCATCGGCATCCCGCTGGAGCTGCCCGCCGACCTGCTGTCCAGAGCGCTGCTCGACCTGGCCGTCGCCTATCCCGGCACACGCGTCCAGGCCCGGCACCTGTCCACCTCCGCGCAGCTGGTGGAACTGCGCAAGGGCGACCTGGATCTGGGGCTGCTGCGAGAACGCCCCCTGGGGCAGGAACTCGACGCGATGCTGGTCGTCGAAGAACGCCTGGGAGTTCTCCTCGCGGCGGAGCGAGCCACAGAACTGGCCGGCCCCGACGG from Streptomyces sp. B3I8 carries:
- a CDS encoding LysR family transcriptional regulator; this translates as MEIRAMRAFVAVAEEGGLSAAARRLHISQPALSQTVNALEREFGAQLLIRSSTGVQTTPTGLTLLAEARAVLARYDQALAVMTARTGESATTLRIGIPLELPADLLSRALLDLAVAYPGTRVQARHLSTSAQLVELRKGDLDLGLLRERPLGQELDAMLVVEERLGVLLAAERATELAGPDGIRLDTLTGLDWVGFTRSGSPAWYDELTAILRSHGIDPGAQVPEGQPLIAEVKLASVSAGHAFTLAPPGWSQPLPDTVTWFPLAGHPLVRRTWAVWNAGSHRRDLGHLIAALDQPTAQEASTTAG
- a CDS encoding maleylpyruvate isomerase N-terminal domain-containing protein — its product is MTTQTITADARCALRPWLAALHTSSARLAGTVGALSAEELDRPSKAGGWSIAQVLSHLGSAAEISTTLLRRGITGDATGPRREDLQPVWERWNALSPLAQREAWQDADARHLHVLDSLNAPQQRSVRVPYFAGLLDVPAYAGYRLSEQSVHAWDIEAALDPEATIPAPEAELLWQRLDLVATRFRDADTLTRLAPAQLTLTLTDPAATMLLDLGAELHLYPCESAHPAGTLAGTAEAVLRLVYGRHRPTDALQATGTLTLADLQSLFPGF
- a CDS encoding enoyl-CoA hydratase/isomerase family protein, which encodes MSEQIPSYFTAFKNLAMSRTASGVLTLRFHTDDGPATFTGTTHTDLPRALYEIGEDRANRVLVLTGTGDRFMTDIDGASLGDITKPAQWDRTIAEGRRVLQRLVDLEMPVIAAVNGPASVHSEYALLADIVVAADTTVFSDFPHLTFGIVPGDGIQIAWEEALGVNRARYLTLTQGSFTAEQAERWGAVAEVLPLQKVLPRAQELAEDLAAKPQLLTRYLAVTLRQRISRRMAEGLQLGMALEGLTAADLAYQNN